In Takifugu flavidus isolate HTHZ2018 chromosome 13, ASM371156v2, whole genome shotgun sequence, the following are encoded in one genomic region:
- the LOC130536914 gene encoding actin nucleation-promoting factor WASL-like isoform X1, producing MNNHPTPRRSQSVGSILLTPHENECLFGYLGRKCTSLCSAVVQVYGSDRTCSWVKRCCGVACLVKDNPQRSYFIRVLDMKDGKTLFEQELYHSFSVSSSRSYFISFAGDTCQVGLNFASEEEARRFRNNINDLLNRRQRKTGPDLHIATVDIKNPEINNVRIQNSHSPQQPYHLNNILSRKEKSKGKKKKLTKADIGMPSNFQHIGHVGWDPNTGFDLNNLDPELKNLFDMCGISEAQLKDRKTSKVIYDFIEKKGGVEAVKNELRRQAPPPPPSRGGGPPPPPPPTQHIFTPLPPPPTRVCRGAPPPPPPSRAPISAPPPPPPTRPGSLGAPPPPPPTTRGGHQVPPLHQKIPPPPPQSSSHTSVVHQTTPPPPPLALQYPVGNDGSPAPAPPPTPLLNGLNGGEESPHWPSPSGSLALLEQIRGGTQLKKVEQSQRALTGGEGRDALLGQIRQGIQLKPVSDHSESGPPPVPAADIVGALMEVMQKRSKAIHSSDEDDVDDDDEDFEEDDEWDD from the exons ATGAACAACCACCCAACACCTCGCAGGTCCCAGAGCGTGGGCTCCATCCTGCTGACCCCGCATGAGAACGAGTGTCTGTTCGGCTACCTGGGCAGGAAATGCACC AGCCTATGCTCGGCCGTGGTCCAGGTGTATGGTTCAGACCGGACCTGCAGCTGGGTCAAGCGATGCTGTGGCGTGGCCTGTCTGGTCAAAGACAATCCCCAGAGGTCCTACTTTATCCGAGTGTTGGACATGAAG GACGGTAAAACCCTGTTTGAACAGGAACTCTACCACAGCTtctcagtcagcagcagcaggtcctaCTTCATCTCGTTTGCTGGAGAC ACCTGTCAGGTTGGTCTGAACTTTGCCAGTGAGGAAGAGGCCAGAAGATTCAGAAACAACATCAATGACCTGCTCAACCGTCGACAGCGTAAAACCG GTCCAGACCTCCACATCGCCACGGTGGACATCAAAAACCCCGAAATCAACAATGTCCGAATTCAGAACTCTCACAGCCCCCAACAACCGTACCACCTCAACAACATCCTCAGCCGCAAGGAAAAGAGCAagggcaagaagaagaagctgaccAAGGCTGACATTGGCATGCCCAGCAACTTCCA GCACATTGGTCACGTGGGCTGGGATCCAAACACGGGTTTTGAT CTGAACAACCTGGACCCAGAGCTGAAGAACCTGTTTGACATGTGTGGCATTTCTGAGGCTCAGCTGAAGGACCGCAAGACCTCCAAGGTCATCTACGACTTCAttgagaagaaaggaggggtaGAGGCAGTGAAGAACGAGCTGAGGAGGCAAG cacccccaccacccccttcccgtggtgggggtcctcctcctcctcctcctccaacccaACACATCTTCACTCCACTCCCTCCTCCCCCAACCAGAGTGTGCCGTggagccccccctcctccacctccatcacgTGCCCCtatctctgcccctcccccacctcctcccacccgACCAGGAAGTCTGGgagccccacctcctccaccacctacCACTCGGGGAGGTCACCAGGTTCCTCCTCTGCACCAAAAgattccacctcctcctccacagtcctcctcacacacctctgtTGTTCACCAaaccactccccctcctccacctctggcCCTGCAGTACCCTGTAGGCAATGATGGCAGCCCTGCTCCCGCCCCCCCTCCAACTCCTCTGTTGAATGGACTCAATGGAGGTGAAGAGTCTCCCCATTGGCCGAGCCCTAGTGGGTCATTGGCGCTGCTGGAACAGATCAGAGGTGGAACCCAGCTGAagaaggtggagcagagccAGCGAGCACTAACAGGAGGAGAAGGCCGGGATGCCCTGCTGGGACAGATCCGACAAGGAATTCAGCTCAAACCG GTGTCGGACCATTCTGAGTCTGGTCCTCCCCCGGTTCCCGCCGCTGACATCGTAGGTGCCCTGATGGAGGTGATGCAGAAGAGGAGCAAAGCCATCCATTCCTCAG atgaagatgacgtcgatgacgatgatgaagactttgaagaggatgatgagtgGGATGACTGA
- the LOC130536914 gene encoding actin nucleation-promoting factor WASL-like isoform X2 — protein sequence MNNHPTPRRSQSVGSILLTPHENECLFGYLGRKCTSLCSAVVQVYGSDRTCSWVKRCCGVACLVKDNPQRSYFIRVLDMKDGKTLFEQELYHSFSVSSSRSYFISFAGDTCQVGLNFASEEEARRFRNNINDLLNRRQRPDLHIATVDIKNPEINNVRIQNSHSPQQPYHLNNILSRKEKSKGKKKKLTKADIGMPSNFQHIGHVGWDPNTGFDLNNLDPELKNLFDMCGISEAQLKDRKTSKVIYDFIEKKGGVEAVKNELRRQAPPPPPSRGGGPPPPPPPTQHIFTPLPPPPTRVCRGAPPPPPPSRAPISAPPPPPPTRPGSLGAPPPPPPTTRGGHQVPPLHQKIPPPPPQSSSHTSVVHQTTPPPPPLALQYPVGNDGSPAPAPPPTPLLNGLNGGEESPHWPSPSGSLALLEQIRGGTQLKKVEQSQRALTGGEGRDALLGQIRQGIQLKPVSDHSESGPPPVPAADIVGALMEVMQKRSKAIHSSDEDDVDDDDEDFEEDDEWDD from the exons ATGAACAACCACCCAACACCTCGCAGGTCCCAGAGCGTGGGCTCCATCCTGCTGACCCCGCATGAGAACGAGTGTCTGTTCGGCTACCTGGGCAGGAAATGCACC AGCCTATGCTCGGCCGTGGTCCAGGTGTATGGTTCAGACCGGACCTGCAGCTGGGTCAAGCGATGCTGTGGCGTGGCCTGTCTGGTCAAAGACAATCCCCAGAGGTCCTACTTTATCCGAGTGTTGGACATGAAG GACGGTAAAACCCTGTTTGAACAGGAACTCTACCACAGCTtctcagtcagcagcagcaggtcctaCTTCATCTCGTTTGCTGGAGAC ACCTGTCAGGTTGGTCTGAACTTTGCCAGTGAGGAAGAGGCCAGAAGATTCAGAAACAACATCAATGACCTGCTCAACCGTCGACAGC GTCCAGACCTCCACATCGCCACGGTGGACATCAAAAACCCCGAAATCAACAATGTCCGAATTCAGAACTCTCACAGCCCCCAACAACCGTACCACCTCAACAACATCCTCAGCCGCAAGGAAAAGAGCAagggcaagaagaagaagctgaccAAGGCTGACATTGGCATGCCCAGCAACTTCCA GCACATTGGTCACGTGGGCTGGGATCCAAACACGGGTTTTGAT CTGAACAACCTGGACCCAGAGCTGAAGAACCTGTTTGACATGTGTGGCATTTCTGAGGCTCAGCTGAAGGACCGCAAGACCTCCAAGGTCATCTACGACTTCAttgagaagaaaggaggggtaGAGGCAGTGAAGAACGAGCTGAGGAGGCAAG cacccccaccacccccttcccgtggtgggggtcctcctcctcctcctcctccaacccaACACATCTTCACTCCACTCCCTCCTCCCCCAACCAGAGTGTGCCGTggagccccccctcctccacctccatcacgTGCCCCtatctctgcccctcccccacctcctcccacccgACCAGGAAGTCTGGgagccccacctcctccaccacctacCACTCGGGGAGGTCACCAGGTTCCTCCTCTGCACCAAAAgattccacctcctcctccacagtcctcctcacacacctctgtTGTTCACCAaaccactccccctcctccacctctggcCCTGCAGTACCCTGTAGGCAATGATGGCAGCCCTGCTCCCGCCCCCCCTCCAACTCCTCTGTTGAATGGACTCAATGGAGGTGAAGAGTCTCCCCATTGGCCGAGCCCTAGTGGGTCATTGGCGCTGCTGGAACAGATCAGAGGTGGAACCCAGCTGAagaaggtggagcagagccAGCGAGCACTAACAGGAGGAGAAGGCCGGGATGCCCTGCTGGGACAGATCCGACAAGGAATTCAGCTCAAACCG GTGTCGGACCATTCTGAGTCTGGTCCTCCCCCGGTTCCCGCCGCTGACATCGTAGGTGCCCTGATGGAGGTGATGCAGAAGAGGAGCAAAGCCATCCATTCCTCAG atgaagatgacgtcgatgacgatgatgaagactttgaagaggatgatgagtgGGATGACTGA
- the lmod2a gene encoding LOW QUALITY PROTEIN: leiomodin-2a (The sequence of the model RefSeq protein was modified relative to this genomic sequence to represent the inferred CDS: inserted 4 bases in 2 codons; deleted 1 base in 1 codon; substituted 2 bases at 2 genomic stop codons), protein MTSFGYHRELKMYEEEGDEDEMLATLSSEELQELDRELIHLDDNIPIGMRQRVQTVKTPXLFNRDALLRFWEEENNKLLESHSRMEEPPSDHCAEQVTVTNDDPALSVRKDGETWRRLKNDQRENKDKFKNSLIWIXSHQKASTTEXSKTDCLDQTQNPGPDPVSDWQSRNLANVNRTLEQILSDDPSTSKVNLNNIEDISKKTLLRFAEALSTNAHVHVFSLANTHANDHLAFAISKMLSKNRFITKLNIESNFVSGHGILTLLGELQHNQTLMELRFYNQHHICGEKVEMEMVNILRENTTLLRLGYQFDLPGPRMAPNILTRNQDKQQQRRLXQKSQQMSTDGPGRGSSADNRPPEKLAQSKSLKNLNKNPSPSPSDPPIRKSAQMIKQRKGWDTTKNQHQEWNPRQKNFKKSHDYKDSGDLLRDLRNVLRPSLQKRREEPNLPPPQRSSHDDLMAAIRASSIRSLKRVKFSESDLQDKRESITVVKPPSSHISRV, encoded by the exons ATGACTTCCTTTGGGTACCACAGAGAGCTGAAAAtgtatgaggaggagggggatgaaGATGAAATGTTGGCAACATTGTCctctgaggagctgcaggagttggaTAGGGAGCTGATCCATCTTGATGACAATATTCCAATTGGAATGAGACAGAGAGTCCAGACGGTCAAGACCCC ATTGTTCAACAGGGACGCTTTGCTGAGGTtctgggaggaggagaacaatAAGCTGCTCGAGAGCCACAGCAGGATG GAGGAGCCACCATCAGACCACTGTGCAGAGCAAGTGACGGTGACCAACGATGACCCCGCCCTCAGCGTCAGGAAGGACGGTGAAACATGGAGACGTCTGAAAAACGACCAGCGGGAAAACAAAGACAAGTTCAAAAACTCTTTGATCTGGATTTAAAGTCATCAGAAGGCCAGTACAACAGA GAGTAAGACTGATTGTCTGGACCAGACCCAGAATCCTGGTCCGGATCCAGTCTCTGACTGGCAGAGCAGGAATCTGGCAAATGTGAACAGAACTCTGGAGCAAATTCTGTCTGATGATCCCAGCACCAGCAAAGTCAACCTCAACAACATCGAAGATATCTCAAAGAAGACTTTGCTCCGCTTTGCCGAGGCTCTTAGCACAAATGCTCATGTTCACGTCTTTAGCCTGGCCAACACCCATGCCAATGATCACTTGGCCTTCGCCATCTCCAAGATGCTCAGCAAGAACCGCTTTATCACAAAACTGAACATC GAGTCCAACTTTGTGTCTGGTCATGGTATCTTGACACTGCTGGGGGAACTGCAGCACAACCAGACACTGATGGAACTCCGCTTCTACAACCAACACCACATCTGTGGGGAAAAGGTAGAAATGGAGATGGTGAACATATTAAGAGAGAACACCACTCTTCTCAGACTGGGTTATCAGTTTGATCTCCCAGGTCCAAGGATGGCACCTAACATCCTAACACGCAATCAggacaaacaacaacagaggaGGCTGTGACAGAAGTCCCAGCAGATGTCCACAGATGGGCCAGGACGAGGGTCATCTGCAGACAACAGACCTCCAGAGAAGCTGGCCCAGTCTAAATCACTGAAGAATCTGAACAAGAATCCTTCTCCTTCACCTTCAGACCCTCCAATAAGGAAAAGTGCCCAAATGATCAAACAACGCAAAGGCTGGGACACCACCAAGAACCAGCACCAAGAATGGAACCCCAGACAGAAGAACTTCAAGAAGAGCCACGATTATAAAGACAGCGGCGATCTTCTCAGAGATCTGAGGAATGTTCTGAGGCCATCACTGCAGAAGAGACGAGAAGAACCGAACCTGCCTCCGCCTCAGAGATCGAGTCACGATGACCTAATGGCGGCAATAAGAGCGAGCagcatcaggtccttaaaaagGGTAAAGTTCTCTGAATCTGACCTGCAGGACAAGAGAGAGAGCATCACAGTTGTGAAACCTCCGTCCAGCCACATCTCAAGAGTGTGA
- the LOC130536914 gene encoding actin nucleation-promoting factor WASL-like isoform X3, whose product MKDGKTLFEQELYHSFSVSSSRSYFISFAGDTCQVGLNFASEEEARRFRNNINDLLNRRQRKTGPDLHIATVDIKNPEINNVRIQNSHSPQQPYHLNNILSRKEKSKGKKKKLTKADIGMPSNFQHIGHVGWDPNTGFDLNNLDPELKNLFDMCGISEAQLKDRKTSKVIYDFIEKKGGVEAVKNELRRQAPPPPPSRGGGPPPPPPPTQHIFTPLPPPPTRVCRGAPPPPPPSRAPISAPPPPPPTRPGSLGAPPPPPPTTRGGHQVPPLHQKIPPPPPQSSSHTSVVHQTTPPPPPLALQYPVGNDGSPAPAPPPTPLLNGLNGGEESPHWPSPSGSLALLEQIRGGTQLKKVEQSQRALTGGEGRDALLGQIRQGIQLKPVSDHSESGPPPVPAADIVGALMEVMQKRSKAIHSSDEDDVDDDDEDFEEDDEWDD is encoded by the exons ATGAAG GACGGTAAAACCCTGTTTGAACAGGAACTCTACCACAGCTtctcagtcagcagcagcaggtcctaCTTCATCTCGTTTGCTGGAGAC ACCTGTCAGGTTGGTCTGAACTTTGCCAGTGAGGAAGAGGCCAGAAGATTCAGAAACAACATCAATGACCTGCTCAACCGTCGACAGCGTAAAACCG GTCCAGACCTCCACATCGCCACGGTGGACATCAAAAACCCCGAAATCAACAATGTCCGAATTCAGAACTCTCACAGCCCCCAACAACCGTACCACCTCAACAACATCCTCAGCCGCAAGGAAAAGAGCAagggcaagaagaagaagctgaccAAGGCTGACATTGGCATGCCCAGCAACTTCCA GCACATTGGTCACGTGGGCTGGGATCCAAACACGGGTTTTGAT CTGAACAACCTGGACCCAGAGCTGAAGAACCTGTTTGACATGTGTGGCATTTCTGAGGCTCAGCTGAAGGACCGCAAGACCTCCAAGGTCATCTACGACTTCAttgagaagaaaggaggggtaGAGGCAGTGAAGAACGAGCTGAGGAGGCAAG cacccccaccacccccttcccgtggtgggggtcctcctcctcctcctcctccaacccaACACATCTTCACTCCACTCCCTCCTCCCCCAACCAGAGTGTGCCGTggagccccccctcctccacctccatcacgTGCCCCtatctctgcccctcccccacctcctcccacccgACCAGGAAGTCTGGgagccccacctcctccaccacctacCACTCGGGGAGGTCACCAGGTTCCTCCTCTGCACCAAAAgattccacctcctcctccacagtcctcctcacacacctctgtTGTTCACCAaaccactccccctcctccacctctggcCCTGCAGTACCCTGTAGGCAATGATGGCAGCCCTGCTCCCGCCCCCCCTCCAACTCCTCTGTTGAATGGACTCAATGGAGGTGAAGAGTCTCCCCATTGGCCGAGCCCTAGTGGGTCATTGGCGCTGCTGGAACAGATCAGAGGTGGAACCCAGCTGAagaaggtggagcagagccAGCGAGCACTAACAGGAGGAGAAGGCCGGGATGCCCTGCTGGGACAGATCCGACAAGGAATTCAGCTCAAACCG GTGTCGGACCATTCTGAGTCTGGTCCTCCCCCGGTTCCCGCCGCTGACATCGTAGGTGCCCTGATGGAGGTGATGCAGAAGAGGAGCAAAGCCATCCATTCCTCAG atgaagatgacgtcgatgacgatgatgaagactttgaagaggatgatgagtgGGATGACTGA